Proteins found in one Paenibacillus borealis genomic segment:
- a CDS encoding ATP-binding protein codes for MNPLKIPKRMTTALVNSLTAGVVPRIGLEHIAVGRRPEVEAILRDMDNIAEGGAAFKLITGKFGSGKSFLLQIIRNYAMDRDFVVADADLSPERRLVGTKGQGLATYRELMSHLSTRTRPDGGALEIILQKWIMTLQQAVMQEKGCGPDSPELGEEVEQRIYAVASEMRGLVHGFDFAKVLASYWNGHKLADDALKQDSLRWLRGEFSTRTEARKALGVGVIIDDDNWYDYMKLWAEFTGAIGYKGLLLFIDEGVNLYKITNSISRQSNYEKLLTMFNDTMQGKAERLGIFVGGTPQFVEDHRRGLFSYEALRSRLVAGRYAGAGLNNFTGPIIALDMLSHEEILILLQKLRDIHALHYGYEARLTQEQLVHFMEEAVNRLGADELLTAREVVRDFMDLLHTLNQHPDMSFEKLVGERTPRPAEAGQNELDGFLAEFDL; via the coding sequence ATGAACCCACTTAAAATACCGAAGCGGATGACCACCGCTCTAGTCAACTCGCTGACAGCGGGAGTCGTGCCGCGTATCGGTCTTGAACATATTGCCGTCGGCCGCCGGCCGGAGGTAGAAGCCATTCTCCGCGATATGGATAATATCGCCGAGGGCGGAGCCGCCTTTAAGTTAATTACGGGTAAATTCGGCAGCGGCAAAAGCTTCCTGCTGCAGATCATCCGTAATTATGCAATGGACCGCGACTTTGTGGTCGCGGATGCCGACCTGTCGCCGGAGCGGCGGCTCGTCGGTACGAAGGGGCAGGGGCTGGCCACCTATCGTGAGCTGATGAGCCACCTGTCGACCCGTACGCGCCCCGATGGAGGCGCGCTTGAGATTATACTGCAGAAGTGGATTATGACGCTTCAGCAGGCAGTGATGCAGGAGAAGGGCTGCGGGCCTGATTCGCCGGAGCTTGGCGAAGAAGTGGAACAGCGGATCTATGCGGTAGCCTCGGAGATGCGCGGGCTGGTGCATGGCTTCGACTTCGCGAAGGTGCTGGCCTCTTACTGGAACGGGCATAAGCTGGCCGATGACGCACTGAAGCAGGATTCGCTGCGCTGGCTGCGAGGCGAGTTCTCGACTCGTACGGAAGCGCGCAAGGCGCTGGGTGTCGGCGTCATTATCGACGACGACAACTGGTATGACTATATGAAGCTGTGGGCGGAATTCACCGGAGCCATCGGTTATAAGGGGTTGCTGCTGTTCATCGACGAGGGAGTCAATCTCTACAAGATAACGAACAGTATCTCCCGCCAGAGCAATTACGAGAAGCTGCTGACCATGTTCAACGACACGATGCAGGGCAAGGCAGAACGGCTGGGTATCTTCGTCGGCGGCACACCGCAATTTGTTGAAGACCACCGCCGCGGTTTGTTCAGTTATGAGGCGCTGCGTTCCAGGCTGGTCGCCGGGCGGTATGCCGGTGCCGGCCTGAACAACTTCACCGGACCGATCATTGCGCTGGATATGCTCTCCCACGAAGAAATTCTGATCCTGCTGCAGAAGCTGCGGGATATTCACGCGCTGCACTACGGGTATGAAGCCAGACTGACGCAGGAGCAGCTGGTGCATTTCATGGAAGAGGCTGTGAACCGGCTGGGTGCAGATGAGCTGCTTACCGCGCGTGAGGTCGTACGCGATTTCATGGATCTGCTGCATACGCTGAACCAGCATCCGGATATGTCGTTCGAGAAGCTGGTTGGGGAGCGGACTCCGCGGCCTGCCGAGGCCGGGCAGAATGAACTGGACGGCTTCCTGGCGGAGTTTGACCTATGA